A stretch of Myxococcus hansupus DNA encodes these proteins:
- a CDS encoding sigma 54-interacting transcriptional regulator: protein MPQFLVLPDGRRISLDKPVVSVGSDATCDAVLIAPGVKPSHALLFRDARGWSVSPAGKGCDIKVRGRRVDLAPLESGDRFRVGTVEVEFSEAESPVLGAEVAVPPRNSDGRLVAVLGELSARLLVQRPPMELLEVAMRGLADVVGADVGFLVAADSREGARRVLCATGAKPDTAVVDSLVDRVLTSGAPVRVGNVEADAALARAPSMEALRLGSALVVPLRVEQVPLSVVYLGRRLGAPAFSSVALEEAMALCALTTLLLSTRRELTELRAQVEGLTRRIEAATFEGLIGESPSMRALYRQVERLGPTPLNVLIQGETGTGKELVARALHRRSGRRGRLVAINCAALPENLIERELFGHARGAFTGAGAERAGLVEAADGGTLFLDEIGDMPLSLQTRLLRVVQEREVTRLGEHQPRKVDVRVVSATHVALEAAVARGTFRSDLRFRLEEVRVEVPPLRERDEDVLLIAHHVLTQEARKARGFTQKATEALRGHPFPGNVRELVSRVRRAAVLATDELLRPEDLELGGDTAPMIPLEEAREAFVQRYVREAIARCGGSKKDAAAALGIGLRSLFRYLGEGD from the coding sequence ATGCCCCAGTTTCTCGTCCTCCCCGACGGCCGCCGTATCTCCTTGGACAAGCCCGTCGTCTCCGTGGGCTCCGACGCCACGTGTGACGCCGTGCTCATTGCTCCCGGCGTGAAGCCGAGCCACGCGCTGTTGTTTCGCGACGCGCGTGGCTGGAGCGTGTCCCCCGCGGGCAAGGGCTGTGACATCAAGGTGAGAGGTCGGCGCGTGGACCTGGCGCCGTTGGAATCCGGCGACCGGTTCCGCGTGGGCACGGTGGAGGTGGAGTTCAGCGAGGCGGAATCGCCCGTCTTGGGAGCAGAGGTGGCGGTGCCTCCCAGGAACAGCGACGGCCGGCTGGTGGCGGTGCTGGGGGAGCTCTCCGCGCGGCTGCTGGTGCAGCGGCCCCCGATGGAGCTGCTGGAGGTGGCGATGCGCGGACTCGCCGACGTCGTGGGCGCGGACGTGGGGTTCCTCGTCGCCGCGGACTCCCGGGAGGGAGCTCGGCGCGTCCTGTGCGCCACCGGCGCGAAGCCCGACACGGCGGTGGTGGACAGCCTCGTGGACCGGGTGCTGACGTCGGGGGCTCCGGTGCGCGTGGGGAACGTGGAGGCGGACGCGGCGCTGGCCAGGGCCCCCAGCATGGAAGCCCTGCGGCTGGGCTCCGCGCTGGTGGTGCCATTGCGCGTGGAGCAGGTGCCGCTGTCCGTGGTGTACCTGGGGCGGAGGCTGGGCGCTCCGGCCTTCTCCTCGGTGGCGCTGGAAGAAGCCATGGCGCTCTGCGCGCTGACGACGCTGCTCCTGTCGACCCGGCGCGAATTGACGGAGCTGCGCGCCCAGGTGGAGGGCCTCACCCGCCGCATCGAAGCGGCGACGTTCGAAGGGCTCATCGGCGAGTCCCCTTCCATGAGAGCCCTGTACCGGCAAGTGGAGCGGCTGGGGCCCACGCCGCTCAACGTCCTCATTCAAGGCGAGACGGGGACGGGCAAGGAGCTGGTGGCGAGAGCGCTCCACCGGCGCAGCGGGCGTCGTGGCCGGCTGGTGGCCATCAATTGCGCGGCCCTGCCGGAGAACCTCATCGAGCGCGAGCTGTTTGGCCATGCACGGGGCGCGTTCACCGGCGCGGGCGCGGAGCGGGCGGGCCTGGTGGAAGCCGCCGACGGGGGCACCCTCTTCCTGGATGAGATTGGAGACATGCCCCTGTCGCTCCAGACGCGGCTGCTGCGCGTGGTCCAGGAGCGCGAGGTCACCCGGCTGGGCGAACACCAGCCGCGCAAGGTGGACGTCCGCGTGGTGTCCGCGACCCACGTGGCCCTGGAAGCGGCGGTCGCGCGGGGCACCTTCCGCTCCGACCTGCGCTTCCGACTGGAAGAAGTGCGCGTGGAGGTGCCGCCCCTGCGAGAACGGGATGAGGACGTGCTGCTCATCGCCCACCATGTGCTGACGCAGGAGGCGCGCAAGGCGCGAGGCTTCACGCAGAAGGCGACTGAAGCCCTGCGCGGACACCCCTTCCCCGGCAACGTGCGGGAGCTGGTGTCGCGCGTGCGCCGCGCGGCGGTGCTGGCAACGGATGAGCTGTTGCGCCCCGAGGACCTGGAGCTGGGCGGCGACACCGCCCCCATGATTCCCCTGGAGGAGGCGCGGGAAGCGTTTGTCCAGCGCTACGTGCGGGAGGCGATTGCCCGCTGCGGCGGCAGCAAGAAGGACGCGGCGGCGGCGCTGGGCATCGGTCTCCGCTCCCTGTTTCGATACCTCGGCGAGGGGGACTGA
- a CDS encoding adenylate/guanylate cyclase domain-containing protein, with amino-acid sequence MEETAALFPRCVPDFLARRAQRFAHALTAEASECFRGAVLFADVSGFTALTERLAQKGSVGAEELSRLLERLFSPMVQLVSTHGGDTLHFPGDALLALWPEADEAEGGLAASVKRAVACGLALQSLAKEAFFQAAALSLRVVVGHGDVQVLLVGGHQGRGQVLVRGEPFTQLGGLEKAAAPGEVWVSSPSWQLLGSEAQGHVGPSGMAKVTAVAAPRPRSLPRLLREEGASIIVLEDCHWMDSASWELVRRLVSDAPAGSLVLTLRPIPEQPPLALERLREMASTQWLSLALLSGEEVRELVCARLGVERVQDALAAFILRKSEGHPFFCEELTQALREQELLVAEHGVCRLTSEAGDMESVGLPSTGWPVGGAGMRVGAFAGVQVGAQPWIRAAVFSGASPWHAR; translated from the coding sequence ATGGAAGAAACCGCTGCCCTGTTTCCGCGATGCGTGCCGGACTTCCTGGCGCGCCGAGCACAGCGTTTCGCTCATGCGCTCACGGCGGAGGCGTCCGAATGCTTTCGCGGCGCCGTGCTGTTCGCGGATGTGTCTGGGTTTACAGCGCTGACAGAGCGGTTGGCTCAGAAAGGTTCGGTCGGCGCCGAGGAGTTGTCCCGCCTGCTCGAACGGCTCTTTTCTCCCATGGTGCAGCTCGTCTCCACGCATGGGGGCGACACCTTGCACTTCCCAGGCGACGCGCTGCTGGCGCTCTGGCCCGAAGCCGACGAGGCCGAAGGGGGGCTGGCTGCTTCGGTGAAGCGCGCGGTGGCCTGTGGTCTGGCACTTCAGTCACTGGCGAAGGAGGCCTTCTTCCAGGCGGCAGCGCTGTCGCTTCGCGTGGTGGTGGGCCACGGGGACGTTCAGGTGCTGCTGGTGGGAGGACACCAGGGGCGGGGGCAGGTGCTCGTTCGCGGCGAGCCCTTCACGCAGTTGGGGGGCCTGGAGAAAGCCGCCGCGCCGGGTGAAGTGTGGGTGTCTTCACCTTCCTGGCAGTTGCTCGGCTCCGAGGCGCAGGGCCACGTCGGCCCTTCTGGCATGGCGAAGGTGACGGCGGTGGCCGCGCCACGGCCACGTTCGCTGCCGCGGCTGCTGCGCGAGGAGGGGGCTTCCATCATCGTCCTGGAGGACTGTCATTGGATGGACTCCGCGTCATGGGAGCTGGTGCGTCGCCTCGTCAGTGACGCTCCGGCGGGCTCACTGGTGCTGACGCTGCGTCCCATTCCGGAGCAGCCTCCGCTCGCGCTCGAACGCCTCCGTGAAATGGCCTCCACCCAGTGGCTCTCTCTTGCGCTGCTGTCAGGAGAGGAGGTCCGCGAGCTCGTCTGTGCCCGGCTGGGCGTGGAGCGTGTCCAAGACGCATTGGCGGCATTCATCCTCCGCAAATCCGAGGGGCATCCCTTCTTCTGCGAGGAGCTGACCCAGGCGCTCCGGGAGCAGGAGTTGCTGGTCGCCGAGCACGGGGTGTGTCGCTTGACGTCCGAGGCTGGAGACATGGAGAGCGTGGGGCTCCCCTCGACGGGTTGGCCTGTCGGCGGGGCAGGGATGCGCGTAGGGGCGTTCGCAGGTGTGCAGGTGGGTGCACAGCCGTGGATTCGGGCCGCCGTCTTTTCAGGGGCTTCGCCCTGGCATGCCCGTTGA
- a CDS encoding DUF7107 domain-containing protein, whose amino-acid sequence MRRFFLLSLLPALVLLVAPGCPLDIRVRCDEPGDCPQDFVCVRGDCEPATPERIGAACDTAAHCGPGLTCGTGFPGGYCLLACSEATPCPQGSVCATELGQCLRTCGETCTRPGYGCGPVPNASGPLRACVPVTTPPDGGCTDAGCEIPDGGCTGAGCEGPDGGCTGAECEGPDGGCTGAECEGPDGGCTGQGCETPDGGCSGEGCEAPDAGCSGSGCETPDGGCSGLECESPDAGCSGPSCEPPDAGCSGPGCESPDAGCSGPGCESPDAGCTGTGCGQPDAGCASTVPVGGACTRPCECADAAAACVSGTCTLTCSTDFTCRDGRRCTDGQCVVGARIGEPCRDTFDCPDFASCPRERMRCEERCNPGSGLCEAGYQCAPDSVCVQACSGSPASVGDDCENSLDCSPCSVCLTSGAALRCRQPCRLDRDCPGGAAGSCEQVGSTRACRL is encoded by the coding sequence ATGCGCCGATTCTTCCTGCTCTCGTTGTTGCCCGCGCTGGTGCTGCTCGTCGCGCCGGGCTGTCCGCTCGACATCCGAGTTCGCTGTGACGAGCCCGGGGACTGCCCCCAGGACTTCGTCTGCGTACGCGGGGACTGCGAGCCCGCGACCCCTGAGCGGATCGGCGCGGCCTGTGACACGGCGGCCCACTGCGGTCCGGGGCTCACGTGCGGCACGGGGTTTCCGGGCGGGTATTGCCTGCTGGCGTGCTCCGAGGCGACGCCCTGCCCCCAGGGAAGCGTGTGCGCGACGGAGCTGGGACAGTGCCTTCGGACGTGTGGCGAGACATGTACCCGGCCGGGGTACGGCTGTGGGCCGGTGCCCAATGCGTCCGGCCCCCTGAGGGCCTGTGTCCCAGTGACAACGCCGCCGGATGGCGGCTGCACGGATGCGGGGTGCGAGATACCGGATGGCGGCTGCACCGGCGCTGGCTGCGAGGGGCCCGATGGCGGCTGCACCGGCGCGGAATGCGAAGGGCCCGATGGCGGCTGCACCGGCGCGGAATGCGAAGGGCCCGATGGCGGCTGCACGGGCCAGGGATGCGAAACGCCGGATGGAGGGTGCTCCGGCGAAGGATGCGAGGCGCCGGACGCTGGCTGCTCGGGGTCCGGCTGCGAAACACCGGACGGAGGATGTTCGGGCCTGGAATGCGAATCGCCGGATGCAGGCTGCTCAGGCCCGAGCTGCGAACCACCGGACGCGGGCTGCTCAGGCCCGGGCTGCGAGTCGCCGGACGCGGGCTGCTCAGGCCCGGGCTGCGAGTCGCCGGACGCGGGATGCACGGGCACGGGTTGTGGGCAGCCGGACGCGGGATGCGCGAGCACGGTGCCGGTGGGAGGCGCGTGCACGCGGCCCTGCGAGTGCGCAGACGCCGCGGCGGCCTGTGTCAGTGGGACCTGCACGCTGACCTGCTCGACGGACTTCACGTGCCGCGACGGGCGGCGGTGCACAGATGGTCAGTGTGTCGTCGGGGCCCGAATCGGAGAGCCGTGTCGAGACACCTTCGATTGCCCCGACTTCGCCTCCTGCCCCAGGGAGCGGATGCGGTGCGAGGAACGGTGCAACCCAGGTTCGGGCCTCTGCGAAGCGGGGTACCAATGCGCTCCAGACTCGGTGTGCGTGCAGGCGTGCTCGGGGTCCCCGGCCTCGGTGGGAGATGACTGCGAGAACTCGCTGGATTGCTCGCCCTGTAGCGTCTGCCTGACGTCAGGGGCGGCACTGCGGTGCCGGCAGCCCTGCCGGCTGGACCGGGACTGCCCTGGAGGGGCGGCAGGCTCCTGCGAACAGGTGGGCAGCACGAGGGCCTGTCGGCTGTAG
- a CDS encoding cysteine desulfurase family protein, producing MEPGRASTQLSATDARAPARVRGPIYLDHHATTPCDPRVAEAMLPYLVERFGNSGSRLHAYGWEAEGAVDIARARVAELLCAERDEVVFTSGATESNNLALLGVFQASRQARRHVVTTAIEHKSVLEPVRWLERQGCEVTVLRVPRDGRVREEHVRAVLRPHTLLVSVMHANNETGVLNDVAAIGRLCREQGALFHTDAAQTCGKMPLDVRALHVDLLSLSGHKLYAPKGIGALYVGPRASRGRLAPLLLGGGQEGGMRAGTLPVHQLVALGSACEFAMAEMQEEGVRLLRLRTRLLDTLRERLQGLHVNGDLDHRLSGNLNISFEDVDGELLIERLQHHVAFSTGSACMSTSLRPSHVLLALGVSEDLANASLRLGLGRFTTQEEVDATAEHIVRAVEEARLPSTRGNAAPTRAREGVRP from the coding sequence ATGGAGCCAGGCAGGGCCTCAACCCAGCTTTCGGCCACCGACGCGCGCGCGCCAGCGCGAGTCCGTGGCCCCATCTATCTGGATCACCATGCGACAACGCCCTGCGATCCACGCGTGGCGGAGGCGATGCTGCCGTATCTGGTCGAGCGTTTCGGCAACTCCGGCAGCCGGCTGCATGCCTATGGCTGGGAAGCCGAGGGGGCGGTGGACATCGCACGCGCGCGGGTCGCGGAACTCCTGTGCGCGGAGCGCGATGAGGTGGTCTTCACCAGCGGCGCCACGGAGAGCAACAACCTGGCGTTGCTGGGCGTCTTCCAGGCGAGCCGGCAGGCCCGCCGTCACGTGGTGACCACGGCCATCGAGCACAAGTCGGTGCTGGAGCCGGTACGTTGGTTGGAGCGGCAGGGGTGTGAGGTGACGGTGCTGCGCGTGCCTCGTGATGGGCGCGTGCGCGAGGAGCACGTCCGGGCCGTGCTGCGGCCCCACACGCTCCTGGTCAGTGTGATGCACGCCAACAACGAGACGGGCGTCCTCAACGACGTGGCGGCCATTGGCCGGCTGTGCCGCGAGCAGGGGGCGCTCTTTCATACGGACGCGGCCCAGACGTGCGGAAAGATGCCGTTGGACGTGCGCGCCCTCCACGTGGACTTGCTGTCGCTGTCGGGCCACAAGCTCTACGCGCCCAAGGGGATTGGCGCGCTGTACGTGGGGCCCCGTGCCTCGCGGGGGCGGTTGGCCCCGCTGCTGCTCGGAGGCGGGCAGGAGGGTGGCATGCGCGCGGGGACGCTGCCCGTGCATCAATTGGTCGCGCTCGGCTCCGCCTGCGAGTTCGCCATGGCGGAGATGCAAGAGGAGGGCGTCCGCCTGCTGCGATTGCGCACGCGCCTGCTCGACACCTTGCGTGAGCGGCTCCAGGGGCTCCACGTCAACGGCGACCTGGACCACCGGCTGTCCGGCAATCTCAACATCAGCTTCGAGGATGTGGACGGGGAGTTGCTCATCGAGCGGCTTCAGCACCACGTGGCCTTCTCCACGGGCTCGGCCTGCATGTCCACCAGCCTGCGCCCCAGCCACGTGCTGCTCGCGCTGGGCGTGTCGGAGGACCTGGCCAACGCCAGCCTGCGCCTGGGGCTGGGCCGCTTCACCACGCAGGAGGAGGTGGACGCCACCGCTGAGCACATCGTCCGGGCCGTCGAGGAGGCCCGCCTGCCTTCCACACGAGGTAACGCGGCGCCCACTCGCGCCCGTGAAGGAGTCCGGCCGTGA
- a CDS encoding serine/threonine-protein kinase — MTGEVLAGRYRLERELGRGGMATVFLAMDLRLSRPVALKRMHPGGGSGRAERFRREAELAASLHHPNVLEVHDYGEDEAHGPFLVCEWVRGEDLRALAGKLSPVPPEAVLVLGWELARALSAAHARGIVHRDVKPDNVLVAEGGPLKLADFGLAALEDQERLTSTGAVTGSLAYMAPERIDTGAYSPASDVYAVGVILYELCSGTTPHAGKGAAHLVAAVMTKDAPPLTEVAPGTPEPLSTLVARCLARDARDRPRDGAELAAALEALLQREAGPPADVTREFLRAPVARAAHWRRARFERLLEEGRGLLARGEGARAAKVLNAALALEPTSSEVVALLRERPRRSGWKAGAVGAGLALCAATAWAWWSTSAEDAGTPRGTEFPTGMTASVDGASPGERPTTPSAPEPSAPATSPGLMEDAGAPATSEGSETPKSAATLPPAEQTTTRDTEKPARPSASSGRSGVLDPTKRAAASAPPRRSEGNEPPGASGPTASAPGPDAAPTVAARPALMKVTARPWAEVFVNGTSHGYTPRVREISLPAGTHRLRFVNPLCDEVEQVVTLTAGETATRDVVLSPRKAEVLIRAPAGARLFVDGREVGVAPLSGPVVVEHGRHTVTARRAGAPPLQREVDVVAGRRLEVALDVTP; from the coding sequence ATGACGGGTGAAGTGCTTGCGGGCCGCTACCGACTCGAACGGGAGTTGGGGCGTGGGGGAATGGCGACGGTCTTCCTGGCAATGGACCTGCGGCTGTCTCGCCCGGTGGCACTGAAGCGGATGCATCCAGGAGGCGGCTCGGGACGCGCGGAGCGCTTCCGGCGTGAAGCCGAACTGGCCGCCTCGCTCCATCATCCCAATGTCCTGGAGGTCCACGACTACGGCGAGGACGAGGCGCATGGCCCATTCCTCGTCTGCGAGTGGGTGCGCGGCGAGGACCTCCGCGCGCTGGCGGGGAAGCTCTCCCCCGTGCCGCCCGAAGCGGTGCTGGTGCTGGGCTGGGAGCTGGCCCGGGCGCTGTCCGCGGCGCACGCCCGAGGCATCGTCCACCGCGACGTGAAGCCCGACAACGTGTTGGTGGCGGAGGGCGGCCCGCTGAAGCTGGCGGACTTTGGCCTCGCCGCGCTGGAGGACCAGGAGCGACTCACGAGCACCGGCGCGGTAACGGGCTCCCTGGCGTACATGGCGCCCGAGCGCATCGACACGGGCGCGTACTCGCCCGCCTCGGATGTGTACGCGGTGGGAGTCATCCTGTACGAGCTGTGCTCGGGCACCACGCCGCACGCGGGCAAGGGCGCGGCGCACCTGGTCGCGGCGGTGATGACCAAGGACGCGCCGCCGCTGACGGAGGTGGCACCGGGGACGCCCGAGCCGCTGTCGACACTGGTTGCCAGGTGCCTCGCGAGGGATGCGCGGGACAGACCGCGCGACGGGGCCGAGCTGGCAGCGGCGCTGGAGGCGCTGCTTCAGCGGGAGGCCGGCCCACCGGCGGACGTGACACGGGAGTTCCTGAGGGCCCCGGTGGCCCGTGCAGCCCACTGGCGTCGCGCACGCTTCGAGCGGCTGCTGGAGGAAGGACGCGGACTGCTGGCGCGCGGCGAGGGGGCTCGGGCCGCCAAGGTGCTCAACGCCGCGCTGGCACTGGAGCCCACGTCCTCCGAGGTGGTCGCGCTGTTGCGTGAACGGCCGAGGCGTTCTGGCTGGAAGGCTGGCGCTGTGGGTGCGGGGCTCGCGCTCTGCGCGGCGACGGCCTGGGCATGGTGGAGCACAAGCGCCGAAGACGCAGGGACGCCGCGTGGCACGGAGTTCCCGACAGGGATGACGGCCTCCGTTGACGGCGCATCTCCTGGCGAACGGCCGACAACGCCCTCGGCACCGGAGCCATCTGCCCCCGCCACGAGCCCTGGCCTGATGGAGGATGCAGGGGCACCGGCGACTTCCGAGGGAAGTGAGACACCCAAGTCAGCCGCGACGTTGCCGCCGGCAGAACAAACGACAACCCGTGACACGGAGAAGCCAGCCCGGCCATCCGCGTCGAGTGGGCGTTCAGGAGTCCTGGACCCCACGAAGCGGGCAGCAGCCTCCGCCCCACCCCGGCGGTCCGAGGGAAACGAGCCTCCAGGGGCATCGGGGCCTACGGCATCGGCGCCCGGGCCAGACGCGGCGCCTACTGTGGCCGCGCGTCCCGCCCTGATGAAGGTGACAGCGCGTCCGTGGGCGGAGGTGTTCGTGAACGGCACGAGCCACGGCTACACGCCTCGCGTTCGTGAAATCTCGCTGCCAGCGGGGACGCACCGGCTGCGCTTCGTCAATCCCTTGTGTGACGAGGTCGAGCAAGTGGTGACGCTGACCGCAGGAGAGACGGCGACGCGCGACGTGGTGCTGTCGCCACGCAAAGCGGAGGTACTCATCCGCGCGCCCGCGGGTGCACGGCTCTTCGTGGATGGCCGAGAGGTGGGCGTCGCGCCCCTCTCCGGTCCGGTGGTGGTCGAGCATGGGAGACACACGGTGACGGCACGCCGCGCGGGCGCGCCTCCCTTGCAACGAGAGGTGGATGTGGTCGCGGGTCGTCGGCTCGAAGTGGCGCTGGACGTGACGCCATGA
- a CDS encoding MFS transporter, with product MSSISPAPLLAPNVPRFYAYSLLSTLSFWFPVAILYYQACGLTYGEIMLLVVVQSVFQFALEVPSGVVADRWGRKYALLIAAVSKVVFLALFLLGDGVGVFILASAVLGIHLAFESGSDSAFLYDTLKSLGREAEYRQHEGKAWSYRLGSMGVGSLIGGAAAEVSLRLPVLLTLLGSVAALAVALTFREPPHHRSTRDKPSVAHMRHAAGVVWNSGSIRYLVLFSGFMGAAMLTGFKFSQPYMHDAGVDLKFFGAIYFVWMVSSAVAARNAHRLAKWLGESLALLTIPVLLAAHYFFLAWTTSLVGVAIILISQVTSGLVRPLVNDAIHRDTPSSHRATVMSFAGFFQSLVLMALSPLFGVLADRHSLAAAFGAEGLFVVVAGLIPLALLALHRPSAVPAPPAVNVEPGAPTS from the coding sequence GTGTCCTCAATCAGCCCGGCGCCGCTGCTGGCGCCCAACGTGCCACGCTTCTACGCGTACTCCTTGCTGTCCACGCTCAGCTTCTGGTTCCCGGTCGCCATCCTGTACTACCAGGCGTGCGGGCTGACCTACGGCGAGATCATGCTGCTCGTGGTGGTGCAGTCCGTCTTTCAGTTCGCGCTGGAGGTGCCCAGCGGCGTGGTCGCGGACCGCTGGGGCCGCAAGTACGCGCTGCTCATCGCGGCGGTGAGCAAGGTGGTCTTCCTCGCCCTGTTCCTCCTCGGAGACGGCGTGGGCGTCTTCATCCTCGCGTCGGCCGTGTTGGGCATCCACCTGGCCTTCGAGTCGGGGTCGGACTCCGCCTTCCTCTACGACACGCTCAAGTCGCTGGGGCGCGAGGCCGAGTACCGTCAGCACGAAGGGAAGGCGTGGTCCTACCGGTTGGGGAGCATGGGCGTGGGCTCGCTCATCGGCGGGGCGGCGGCGGAGGTGTCGCTGCGGCTGCCCGTGCTGCTCACGTTGCTGGGCTCCGTGGCGGCGCTCGCCGTGGCACTGACGTTCCGCGAGCCACCGCACCATCGCTCCACACGAGACAAGCCCTCGGTGGCGCACATGCGTCACGCGGCGGGCGTGGTGTGGAACAGCGGCTCCATCCGCTACCTCGTCCTCTTCTCCGGCTTCATGGGCGCGGCCATGTTGACGGGCTTCAAGTTCTCGCAGCCGTACATGCACGACGCGGGGGTGGACCTGAAGTTCTTCGGGGCCATCTACTTCGTGTGGATGGTGTCCAGCGCGGTGGCGGCGCGCAACGCGCACCGGTTGGCGAAGTGGCTGGGGGAGTCGCTGGCCCTGCTGACCATCCCCGTGCTGCTGGCGGCGCACTACTTCTTCCTCGCGTGGACGACGAGCCTCGTGGGCGTGGCCATCATCCTCATCAGTCAGGTCACCAGTGGACTGGTTCGGCCGCTGGTCAACGACGCCATCCACCGGGACACACCCTCCTCGCACCGCGCCACGGTGATGTCCTTCGCGGGCTTCTTTCAGAGTCTGGTGCTGATGGCGCTCTCACCGCTGTTCGGTGTGCTGGCGGATCGCCACTCCCTGGCAGCGGCTTTTGGCGCGGAGGGCCTCTTCGTCGTCGTGGCGGGCCTCATCCCGCTGGCGCTGCTCGCATTGCACCGCCCGTCTGCCGTGCCCGCACCGCCCGCCGTCAACGTTGAACCCGGAGCCCCCACCTCATGA
- a CDS encoding Dickkopf N-terminal cysteine-rich domain-containing protein — MKHLVMGLFLALTAIGCGSTTDNDDEGPDRNPSEQEAGLCSTSKPCPSGQFCFNGLCALGCQSNANCAEDQYCDTEDTATLVSYCKNKQVATCTSNSQCLSNQICIEGLCSLAPPANPPSCDPNTSDFKDGCDTYSVCLDPDDDGAQRPYCASFAPCPEDGVCPTGLGGAVCNNGLLPNKGRFCMQGLCTENSNCPSSWSCVKPFTGSVLGFCSPGALGFPCTENAHCQSGQCFSMPGTMGACM, encoded by the coding sequence ATGAAGCATCTGGTGATGGGTTTGTTCCTGGCGCTCACGGCCATCGGTTGCGGCAGCACGACGGACAACGACGATGAGGGGCCCGACAGGAATCCCAGCGAGCAGGAGGCGGGGCTGTGCAGCACGAGCAAGCCGTGTCCCTCCGGGCAGTTCTGCTTCAACGGCTTGTGTGCCCTCGGCTGTCAGTCGAACGCGAACTGCGCGGAGGACCAGTACTGCGACACCGAGGACACGGCCACGCTCGTCTCCTACTGCAAGAACAAGCAGGTGGCGACCTGCACCTCCAACAGCCAGTGCTTGAGCAACCAGATTTGCATCGAGGGCCTGTGCAGCCTGGCGCCTCCGGCCAACCCGCCCTCCTGCGACCCGAACACCAGCGACTTCAAGGATGGTTGCGACACTTATTCGGTGTGCCTGGACCCGGATGACGACGGCGCGCAGCGGCCGTACTGCGCCAGCTTCGCGCCGTGCCCCGAGGACGGCGTGTGCCCCACGGGCCTGGGCGGCGCGGTGTGCAACAACGGCCTGCTGCCCAACAAGGGCCGCTTCTGCATGCAGGGCCTCTGCACGGAGAACTCGAACTGCCCCTCCTCGTGGAGCTGCGTGAAGCCCTTCACCGGCTCGGTCCTCGGGTTCTGCAGCCCGGGTGCGCTCGGATTCCCGTGCACGGAGAACGCTCACTGCCAGAGCGGCCAGTGCTTCTCCATGCCGGGCACCATGGGCGCCTGCATGTAG
- a CDS encoding HIT family protein has protein sequence MSECPFCRIAGHERVLFTLPGARVLCDARPALVGHVLVVSESHVPSAEDLDGLEYLRLRLAQQEAAARVHAVFGEVGVYEHGRSAICRFHCADRGDTHAHAHVVPISCDLVERTGFISRLGTRPAAEQLVETDRYVYQESGPLPGATWGFGGGHVRRHFVRSELHRVLEERNTRWVPLDAPPSEHRETNEESIRLLGVPATPARSCVVTGREPGLVEAAAREVAQRLGWALVRPQALLRRVAHHETLSPGQLLPSVVAALSRAVERGAVRPGLDDSAAESASPELLAREEQLARDPGVWAQLDGLLQAVLRASPSVLADTRPAVAPRVPGAGLVVRLSEGAARPAGSSWQERHVDTAGLTPVQVAACVVQAWELRLAATSPESLIAAG, from the coding sequence GTGAGTGAGTGTCCCTTCTGTCGCATCGCCGGTCATGAGCGGGTGCTGTTCACCCTGCCCGGCGCGCGCGTGCTGTGTGACGCGCGGCCGGCGCTCGTCGGCCACGTCCTGGTGGTGTCCGAGTCGCATGTCCCCTCCGCCGAGGACCTCGACGGCCTGGAGTACCTGCGCCTGCGCCTGGCCCAGCAGGAGGCCGCCGCGCGTGTCCACGCGGTGTTCGGCGAGGTGGGCGTCTACGAGCACGGCCGCTCCGCCATCTGCCGCTTCCACTGCGCGGACCGGGGTGACACCCATGCCCACGCGCACGTGGTCCCTATCTCGTGCGACCTCGTGGAGCGCACGGGCTTCATCTCGAGGCTCGGCACCCGACCGGCCGCGGAGCAGCTCGTGGAGACGGACCGCTATGTGTACCAGGAGTCGGGGCCCCTGCCCGGCGCCACCTGGGGCTTTGGCGGAGGCCACGTGCGCAGGCACTTCGTGCGCTCGGAGCTGCACCGCGTCTTGGAGGAGCGCAACACGCGGTGGGTGCCGCTGGATGCGCCGCCCTCCGAGCACCGCGAGACGAACGAGGAGTCCATCCGGCTGCTGGGCGTTCCCGCGACGCCGGCACGTTCCTGCGTCGTGACGGGGCGCGAGCCGGGTCTCGTCGAAGCGGCCGCCCGGGAGGTCGCCCAGCGCCTGGGCTGGGCGTTGGTGCGGCCCCAGGCATTGTTGAGGCGCGTGGCTCACCACGAAACCCTTTCGCCCGGTCAATTGCTGCCTTCGGTGGTCGCGGCGCTCTCCCGCGCCGTGGAGCGGGGGGCGGTGAGGCCCGGGCTCGACGACTCCGCGGCGGAGTCCGCCTCGCCCGAGCTGCTGGCCCGAGAGGAGCAACTCGCGAGGGACCCTGGTGTCTGGGCGCAACTGGACGGTCTGCTCCAAGCCGTTCTCCGCGCCAGTCCCAGTGTGCTCGCGGACACGCGGCCCGCGGTCGCGCCAAGGGTGCCCGGCGCGGGGCTGGTGGTCCGGTTGTCGGAGGGCGCCGCACGGCCCGCCGGAAGTTCATGGCAGGAGCGGCACGTGGACACCGCGGGGCTGACGCCCGTGCAGGTCGCCGCTTGCGTCGTCCAGGCGTGGGAGCTGCGTCTCGCCGCGACCTCGCCCGAGTCCCTCATCGCCGCTGGCTGA